Genomic DNA from Roseburia intestinalis L1-82:
AGGAAGTATGGTTTTTACAGGATCCGGTGGAAGATAACCCGGAACATGGCTGGGAAGAGTATGCAGATAAATACAAAAAGACCCTGACAGCAGCTTTATTCTGGCCGGATGTGGATCACTACGAGGTGTGTCCGTGGCCAAACAGGGTGTTTAAAGGAAGATATCCCAGAAAAGTCGGTCTTGCGGAGGGAATGATCCCGACGGAGGATATGGAAGGTGCAAAAAATATCCCGGATACCTACGCGACATTTCTGGCAGGTATGATACAGACACTGGGAGATATGACCAAAGAGGAGAGCGAAACAGAAAAAGATGCGGTTGGTGTATTTTTAGCAGATAGCTGTATGTACCAGCGGACATACCCGGATCAAGTGGAACATCATGGGCAGAAGATCAATCTGTCGGGGATGGAAGATTGGATGAACCGTCTTATTTTTCAAAAGGAAGAAGAACGTCAGCTTCTTTTATCCATGGAAAAAATGGAATATGCGTATAAAGAATGCTGCGCATTCCCGGACTGGTTTGGTCTGACACTGCCATTATTAAAATATGGTTTACCGATACAGCCGGTCTATTTTGATCACATGGTCCGCTATGAGGAATATCTGAGAAAATATCGGTATCTGATCTTAAGTTATGAATTTATGAAACCGGAAAGTGAAGAATTTCATCACAAACTGGTGGAATGGGTAAAACAGGGAGGCACACTTTTTTATATTGGAAAAGACTTTGATCCATATAATTATTTACAGGAATGGTGGCAGAAATTTTCCTGCGACACGCCTGCACAACATCTTTTTGCAGAGTTTGGAATGGATAAGGAACCAGCCAATGGATGTTACCGGATCGGAGAGGGAAATGTTCTCGTATGGAATGAAGTTCCTGCGCTGTTAAGCGTGAATGAAGCGATCGCAGATAAATACCGCAACTGGATCCGGGAAGGACTTAAGATGGGCGGATATCACTGGAATATGTGCAATTATCTGTCGGTAAGAAGGGATCCGTATATTGTGATAGCGTCCATGCAGGAATCGGATACGGGATCGGTTTATACAAAAGAGGGTCTGTTTGTGGATCTGTATGAAGATAAATATCCGGTCGTGGAGCGGGTTTTGGTAGAACCCGGGCAGGAAAAGCTGCTGTTTGATCTTGAAAAGATAAAAGAAGATGTAAGGATTATCGCAACGGCAGCGCGTATTGAAAATATGGCATGTGAAAACGGACAGCTTAGTATTGAGGCGAAGGCAATTGATCACATTCAGGTGAATATGAGGATCCGCCTGCCAGGGAAACCGGAAGATTTATGTGCACATACAGAAAGCGGGAAAAACATGGAACTGCAGTCTGTATGGGATGAGAAAAGCAGAACGGTTTTGTTATCCTACAGAAGCAACAACGAAAAAGTACATATTACAGGGAAATTAAAGTATGAATCATGATGCTAATGCAGCTGCCAGATAATTTAATGGGCTGCATCATGGAACTTATATAAAGATTGGAAACGATCTTAATATAGAAAGAAAACAAGACAAGGAGGAAAATATGGATTTCTTAGACAAAAGAGTCGGTGTAATTTGCAACGAACTTAAGAAATTAAAAGTAAAACAGGTATTTCCACTGACACAGTGGGAGTACAAGGAAGGAAACTTTATTCACCCGGAGGATGCATTAAAGGACGAGGCAGCCTGGGAAAACTTTGACTGCAAGACCATGCACTGGTATGGCAAGGACCGTCATTACTGGTTTCGCACGACCTATACCGTTCCGGAGGAGCTGGATGGCAAAAGCATATGGATCCGCGTTTCCTCCCAGATCGACGAGTGGGATGACGGAAGAAATCCGCAGTTTATCGTGTTTGTGAACGGGGAGGTTTATCAGGGAATCGATATGAACCACAGGGAGTGCCTGATCACAAGAAGCGGAAAGGCAGGAGAGACACTGACCATCGATCTGCAGGCATATACCGGGATCATGCATGAGGAATTTGCGCTCCGCACACAGATCGAGGAGATCGATGCAGAGATCGAAAAACTCTATTATGACCTGTGGGTTCCGCTTGCAGCATTTTCCCGTATGGAAGCAGATGATAAAAACCGCAAGGATATTGAGTATGTGCTCAATGAGACGATCAATCTGCTGGATCTAAGGACCCCGTATTCCGAAGGCTTTTACCGGAGTGTGCGGGAAGCATCTGCTTATATCCAGAAAGCACTTTATGAGGATATGGCAGGGTATGAGGATGTGATCGCAACCTGTATCGGACATACGCATATCGATGTTGCGTGGTGGTGGACTGTGGCACAGACCAGGGAAAAAGTCGGACGCAGCTTTGCAACTGTGTTAAAGCTGATGGACGAGTACCCGAATTATAAGTTCATGTCCAGCCAGCCGCAGTTATATGCATTTTTAAAGGAGCGCTATCCGGAATTGTACGAGAAAGCAAAACAGCGCATCAAAGAGAAACGCTGGGAGCCGGAAGGCGGTATGTGGGTCGAGGCAGATTGCAACCTGACATCGGGAGAATCCCTCGTCCGTCAGTTTATGCATGGCAAACGCTTTTTTAAAGAGGAATTTGGCGTGGACAACCGTATCCTCTGGCTGCCGGATGTGTTCGGTTATTCCGGGGCACTGCCGCAGATCATGAAAAAATGCGGAATCGATTATTTTATGACAACCAAACTGGCATGGAACCAGTTCAATAAAGTACCTTACGATACGATGATGTGGCGCGGAATCGATGGAACAGAGGTGCTGACACACCTGATCACGACCCTTGGCGTGAGCCAGCCGATCAAAGATTACTTTACGACCTATAATGGCATGCTGCACCCGGATGCGATCATGGGAGGATGGATGCGTTACCAGAATAAGGACATCAATAACGATATCTTAGTCTCCTACGGTTACGGCGATGGCGGCGGCGGTCCGACCAGGGAAATGCTTGAGACTTCGATCCGCATGGAAAAGGGAATCAAAGGGATTCCGAAAGTACGCCAGGAATTTTCACGCACCTATTTTGAAGAACTTGAGGAGCGCGTGAAAGGTGACAGACGCCTGCCGGTATGGGAAGGTGAATTTTACTTTGAGTACCATCGCGGAACTTATACCTCCATGGCGAGAAATAAACGTAGCAACCGTAAGGCAGAACTTGGTCTGATGGATCTGGAACTGTTGTCCGTTTTAGCACAGGCACAGGCAGCGTATCCGGCAGAAGAACTCGACCGCATGTGGAAAAAAGTCCTGATCAACCAGTTCCATGATATTCTGCCTGGATCTGCGATCCATGAAGTATATGAGGTGACAAAGGAAGAATACGCTGCACTTCAGAAAGAGATCAAAGCACTGGAAGAGGAACGTCTCCATGCACTCGTGGGAGATGACGAAGGCATCACTATTTTCAATACAACCGGACACGACCGCAGTGATATCGTAGAACTTGGGGAGATCCATGCGGAAGCGTTAAAGGATGCAGAGGGCGTGATCTATCCGGTACAGAAGACTGCAGAAGGTGCAGTGGTCTATGTAGAGCATCTGCCGTCAAAAGGATATAAGACATTTGCAGCTGTATCCAGTGAAATTGAGCAGAAAACACCGTTTGTCCTTGTGGATGACCATACGCTTGAGACACCGTTTTATACGATCCATCTGGATGCGGAGGGACGTTTTGACCGCATCTACGATAAGGAAAACGACAGGGAAGTACTGCAGGATGGCAAAAAAGGCAATCAGTTCCGCATGTACGAGGATAAGCCGATGTGCTTTGATAACTGGGATGTGGATATTTACTATACCGAAAAGTACTGGGATGTCAATGATGTGATTTCTATGGAATGGACAGAGTGCGGTCCGGTGCGTGCAACGTTAGAGATGGAGCGGAAAGAAAGCAATTCTGTGATCCACCAGAAGATCCATTTCTATGCAGACAGCAGAAGGATCGAATTTGAGACTTATGTGGACTGGAAAGAGCATCAGACATTGTTAAAGGTACATTTCCCGGTCAATGTACATACCGATGAAGCAACATTTGATGTACAGTTTGGTAATCTGACACGCAAAGTGCATACCAATACGAGCTGGGATAAAGCACGTTTTGAGAGCTGCGGACAGAAATGGATCGATCTCTCGGAAGGTCACTACGGAGTCAGCATGTTAAATGACTGCAAATATGGACATTCCGTGAAGGATTCTGATATGGCACTGACACTGATTAAATCCGGCATCGAACCGAATCCGGTGGCAGATCAGGAAGAGCACTATTTTACCTATGCAATCTATCCGCATGCGGAAAAATGGCAGGAAGCAAAGACCGTGGAGCAGGCATATGACCTGAACCAGCCGGCTATTGCAGTGGCAGGAGGAAAGCCGGGAAGCCTGTTGTCAAAAGCATCTGTGGACAGGTCCAACGTTGTATTAGAGACGATCAAGTGTGCAGAGTCCGGTCATGGCATCATTATCCGTATGTATGAGAGCGAAAATGCACTCACAAAGACAAATCTTGTAGTTGAGGGGAACTACAACAAAGCGTTTGTCTGCAATCTGCTCGAGGAGGAAGAAGCAGAATTAGAGTTGAAAGACGGAGTGGTTTGTGTACAACTGAAACCGTATGAAGTTGTTACTGTAAAACTCGTTTAAAATCATATAGAGGCATTCAGATTCCGAAGAGAGTTCGGTGGGATGCCTCTCTTTTTATAGGGAGATTTACGTTATGACCAATAAATTAAGCCATATTTTTGAGTGTTCCGATCATATTACGGAAAAACAGTATCGGACCAGCAGGGCACTTTTTATCCTCGATGGATGCGCTTCCACACAGATTTTTACGGTTACTTCCGGCGCATTTTTATCGGGACTTGCCTATCTTGTGGGTGCGGGGACGGCACTGACCGGGATCATAGCTGCACTGCCGACGCTGATGAATACCATCCAGATTTTTTCCTCTGTCGTCTATGAGAACCGCGCAGGC
This window encodes:
- a CDS encoding alpha-mannosidase; this encodes MDFLDKRVGVICNELKKLKVKQVFPLTQWEYKEGNFIHPEDALKDEAAWENFDCKTMHWYGKDRHYWFRTTYTVPEELDGKSIWIRVSSQIDEWDDGRNPQFIVFVNGEVYQGIDMNHRECLITRSGKAGETLTIDLQAYTGIMHEEFALRTQIEEIDAEIEKLYYDLWVPLAAFSRMEADDKNRKDIEYVLNETINLLDLRTPYSEGFYRSVREASAYIQKALYEDMAGYEDVIATCIGHTHIDVAWWWTVAQTREKVGRSFATVLKLMDEYPNYKFMSSQPQLYAFLKERYPELYEKAKQRIKEKRWEPEGGMWVEADCNLTSGESLVRQFMHGKRFFKEEFGVDNRILWLPDVFGYSGALPQIMKKCGIDYFMTTKLAWNQFNKVPYDTMMWRGIDGTEVLTHLITTLGVSQPIKDYFTTYNGMLHPDAIMGGWMRYQNKDINNDILVSYGYGDGGGGPTREMLETSIRMEKGIKGIPKVRQEFSRTYFEELEERVKGDRRLPVWEGEFYFEYHRGTYTSMARNKRSNRKAELGLMDLELLSVLAQAQAAYPAEELDRMWKKVLINQFHDILPGSAIHEVYEVTKEEYAALQKEIKALEEERLHALVGDDEGITIFNTTGHDRSDIVELGEIHAEALKDAEGVIYPVQKTAEGAVVYVEHLPSKGYKTFAAVSSEIEQKTPFVLVDDHTLETPFYTIHLDAEGRFDRIYDKENDREVLQDGKKGNQFRMYEDKPMCFDNWDVDIYYTEKYWDVNDVISMEWTECGPVRATLEMERKESNSVIHQKIHFYADSRRIEFETYVDWKEHQTLLKVHFPVNVHTDEATFDVQFGNLTRKVHTNTSWDKARFESCGQKWIDLSEGHYGVSMLNDCKYGHSVKDSDMALTLIKSGIEPNPVADQEEHYFTYAIYPHAEKWQEAKTVEQAYDLNQPAIAVAGGKPGSLLSKASVDRSNVVLETIKCAESGHGIIIRMYESENALTKTNLVVEGNYNKAFVCNLLEEEEAELELKDGVVCVQLKPYEVVTVKLV